In bacterium, the genomic window AATCCTACTTCGGTTTTCAAAAAATTATTAAGCACACGCTTGGCTTTTTCCATAGTGGCTACGCCGCCCTCCACCTGTGATCCACATACCAAAAAAATTTGGTTAGCCATAAAATTGGTAGAATATTCAAGCAGGCTTTTTAAAATATCTTCAAGTGATTTAGGCGAACGGTAAGAGTAAACAGGATTCGTATTATCAGGCGCTTGTCCAAGCTTGATTGTCCCTGTAGGAGCCACACCTTCCTTGGTTAGAAAAGCAGTGAGCAATTCACCGGCGTATTTAGCGCTACGAATAGGATCTTTACCCAAATTAATGCGATCTGATTTTCCGGCTTTTAAATTTTTACCAGCGGCAATAGCAATAGGGGTGATTGGTGTTTGTGGTTCCGCCGATTCGATAACGCCCGTTTTAGATTTTTTTATGTTTACGGTATTAAAATTTACCAGCAGGGCCCCGTTGATGGCGTCGTAGGGATTAGTGGTAGAAGAAGATCCGTGGATAACAATATTGGGCTCAAAAAAACTGGTGTCTAAAATAATATCGTGAACTTTCCCAACACGTTCTTTGAGATCTGACGCAATTTGCGCCAAATCTTCGGAAGTAAGAGATGGGTCGCCAGCCCCTTTTACAATGAGATCGTGATTGCTATTTAGATAGAACGGGGTACTAAAATGATGATCGGGACCCAAAACTTTAAGTGCTAAAGCTGCTGTGGCCAGTTTCATGGTAGACGCTACAATAAATTTTTCCCCGCTTCGGTGTTCGTACAAGACCTTGCCATTTTCATCGAGTACATAGGCTCCACCGTTTTTTAAGGCTGTTGTTAGTTCATCTTTCCAGCCAGCGTAAGAGGTAAGAGGAAGTAAAAATAAAATTAAAATGAGAATTTTTTTCATAAAAAAAAGAGTAACCCCCTCCCGTCCTCCCCCTTAATTTAAGTGGGAGGGGCTAAGAAAGTCCTCCTCCCTCCTCGAAGTGGCCCCTGTGGGGTAAATTAAGGGAGGGGAAAGGGGTGGGTTACTCTTGTATGACTCAACCCGCACGTTTGCGTTCGTAAAGAAGATATGAATACCAAAAATTGTTTTCGGGGGAAAATACTTTTTCGCTTTTAGAAACAAGTGAAAATTCTTCCCAGTTTATTTCAGGGAAAAAAACATCGCCATCAATATCTTTTTCAATAAGGGTTAAATAGATTTTTTCAACATCTTCAATATATTCGGCATAAATTTGAGCGCCGCCAATAATAAAAATTTCGTCGTTTAAATCGGTTTGTTTAAGTGCTTTTTCGGGGCTATCTACCACAATGGCGCCAGGCACCTGATAGCCTGGCTCACGCGTGATAATAATATTGGTTCTACCAGGCAAAACACGTCCAATAGATTCATGATTTTTACGGCCCATAATAATGGGATGCCCCATGGTGAGCGCTTTAAAGTGTTTTAAATCTTCCGACAAATGCCAAGGAATTTGGTTATTTTTACCAATGACATTATTGGCGCTCATGGCTACTATTAATGATAGTGTCATACAGAAATGTCCGCCTTAATGCCAGGGTGTGGGTCGTAACCCATAAGTTCAAAATCACCGTATGAAAATTCAAAAATATTTTTAATATTGGGGTTAATTTTCATTTGAGGAAGAGGTTTGGGGTCGCGCGTTAACTGCAAGCGCGCCTGATCGAGATGATTAAGATACAGATGAACATCGCCAAACGTATGCACAAAATGCCCCGGTTTTAAACCGCAGGCTTGTGCCACCATCATGGTAAAGAGGGCGTAGCTGGCAATATTAAAGGGTACGCCTAAAAATAAATCGGCACTGCGTTGATAAAGCTGACACGATAAGCGTTGATCGGCATGCACGTAAAAATGAAAGATGGTGTGGCAGGGTGGAAGCGCCATATTGGGGATATCGGCCACGTTCCAGGCGCTAACTATATGACGTCGTCCAAAAGGATCTTTTTTAATCCCGTTAATTAAATTGGCAATTTGATCAATTCCTTTGCCATCCTGATTTTCACCTTTTCTCCAGGGATGGCCCCAGTGACGCCATTGGTAGCCATATACTGGACCCAAATCGCCGTCTGGATCTGCCCATTCATCCCAAATGGTGACATTGTTCTCTTTTAAATATTTTGTGTTGGTGTCACCTTGAATAAACCACAAAAGTTCGTGAATAATGGATTTAAGATGGACCTTTTTGGTAGTAACAAGCGGGAAGCCCTGAGCTAAATTGTAGCGGCATTGGGCTCCAAAAAGGCCTATGGTACCGGTACCGGTACGATCTTCGCGTTTTTCGCCTTCTTCTAAAACTTTTTTAACTAAATCGAGATATTGTTTCATGGTTGATCCGTGTAGCAACCTACGTTACAAAAGATTGATGGATAAAAACAACCAAAAAATATTTGTTTTTGGAGCTACGGGCTATGTAGGTCAGGCCTTAGTTGATTTGGGTCAAACTCAACAGATTAAAACCTTGGCGCATTTAAGACCCGATAGCCGGCAAACCGATAAATGGAAACAAAAATGGGCTTCAGTTATAGTAGATAGAACCTCCTGGAATGTTCAAGAACTAACAAAAACCTTTGAAAAGGAAAAACCCACTCATGTGTTTTGTACCGTTGGTACCACGCGCGAACGCGCTCGCCAAGGGGATGGTGATTATTTTAAGGTAGATTATGGTTATACTCAAATGCTGGTGAATGCATTAAACGCGGCGGGAGTAAAAGCCAAATTCATTTATCTGTCGTCATTAGGGGCCAGTCTTAAAAGTTTAAATCCTTATTTAAAAGCACGGGGCTTGGCTGAACAAGCGGTTAGCCAGTCGGGTCTGCCTTTTATCATTGCCCGTCCGGGTCTTATTACAGGCCCCAATCGTGACGAGAAGCGCCTTGCCGAGCAAATAGCAGGTAAAGTGATGGATGGTATTTTAATGGCAGTGCAAAAATTAGGTTTTGAAAAAACAGCTAAGCGCTACCGGTCTACCAATAATACAAAACTTGCAGCATCTCTTATGCACTTGGGGTTGGGAAGTAAAACGGGACTTTTTATGGCGGAAGATCTTTAACGCCTTTTTAAGAAGGTATCATCTACTCCTGTTAACTTAACACACATATCCCATAATTTTTTTCGATCGTGTTCGTTTTCCTTGGTAGATGGCAAATAATGAGTTTTGCGGATTTTACGGTCAAACCAAAATTTGCCGGTTTCTTCCATTATGTGTGGGCAGGTGGCTAGCCAAATAGCGGTGTCGGCGCCTTCCTGGGCTGTTCTTAAATCATAGCGGAGGATTTTCCAAAATAAAGGCAGGCCTGTGCGAACAAGTGGTGTATCGGCCCAGCCGGGGTGCATGCAATTAGCTGTTACACCCGTGCCAGCCATACGTTCGGCCAAAAGCTCGGTTAAAATTAAAAGAGCTCTTTTGCTTAAGGCATACGCTTTTAATCCGTCAAATTTTTTATTTTTTAAATGCAAAGCATCCATGACAAGCTTTTGAGCATACAGTCCACCCGATGATACATTAATTACGCGCGAGGCTGTAGTAGCCATCAATTTGGGCAGTAAAAGTTCCGTCAGCAAAAAAGGACCTAACACGTTTGTGGCAAAGGTAAGCTCTATATTGTCGGACGTGTAAGTAAGAGTGTTGGCAAAAGTACCGGCATTATTAATAAGAACATCCACGTGATTTTCCGAAAATTTGGCCACAAAATTTTTAATAGAGGAGATGGACGACATATCAACCATTTCCAAAAAAACCTTTTTGGAAGAGGACATTTGCCTAATGCCCTTTAAGGCCCGCTCTCCCTTGTCACGCGAGCGACACAGCATGTAAACAGTAGCTCCTTTTTTGGCCAGTGCTAAAGCGGTTTCGTAACCCAAGCCCGAATTGGCACCCGTAATTAAACAAACTTTTCCCGTCATATCCACGTTTATATCGGTTTTATCAAACGTTAGGCTGTGAATATGAAAGCCGGCACGGTCGAATGAAAGAAAAATGGTGGGGTCCACTACAGTAGAAACTAAACGTCCCAAGCCTGTTTTAAGAAGTGTGCTCACGGATGAGCCGTAAAACATAGGAAAGAAAATTTGACAAGAGGGTTTTGGTTAGCCAGTAAGGAAGTATGAAACGATTGAAGCGTATAGTGATGATTTTAAGCATAGGGTTATTAGCCATACTTTTGGTACATACGCTTACGCTTTATCATACAATTACCAAAAAATTTGAACATCATCGCTGGAACTTGCCCAGCCGTGTTTTTTCGGATTCGTATTCGCTTTACAACGGCCGCTATGTGAAAAGCACCGATATTGATGAAAAATTGGACTTTTTAGAGTACAACGAGGTGTCCCAAACGCCCAAATCCCCGGGTGAATTTTATAAACAAGGTAATAACTACGAAGTTTACCTTCATAATTTTAATTATCCTCACCAAAAATTTGAAGGATATCCCATTTCATTTGCAATTACAGACGGTAACTTGTCGGGTCTTAAAAGAATAGATACGGAAGAAGAGTTAACGCTGGCACGTTTAGAGCCAGAAGTAATTGCGTCAATTTTTGATGAAAATTTGGAAGATAGAACCTTTGTACCTTTTGCCAACATTCCGCAGGCTTTAAAAGATGCCATTGTATCGGTTGAAGATGAACGTTTTTACAAGCATTACGGTATTGATTTTAGAGGCATTACGCGGGCCATGTTTAAAAATATTATTCATTTTAAACTAAAGGAAGGCGGCTCTACTCTTACTCAGCAGTTAGTTAAAAATTTCTTTTTAACGCCCAAGCGTACTTTAAGCCGCAAGTTTAACGAGATGATCATGGCTTTTTTACTAGAAGCCCGATACTCCAAAGACGAAATTTTTGAAGCGTATTTAAACGAAATTTATTTGGGTCAGCGTGGGCCAGCCAGTGTGGCGGGAGTAGAAGAAGCTGCTAATTTGTATTTTTCCAAAAATGTATCGCAGCTGAATATAGCCGAATCGGCATTATTGGCCGGTATTATCCGTTCGCCAGGTTATTATTCTCCGTTTGATCATCCCGATAGAGCGTTAAGGCGACGTAATCTTATTTTGGGAAAAATGCTTGAAAATAGTTTTATTAGTAAAGATGAGCACGATGCTGCTGTAAAGGAAAGCTTACCTCTTACTAAACGGAACAAGCGCGTTAATTTTGCCCCGCATTTTGTAGATTTAGTTTTGTATCAACTCAAAGAAAATTTTCCACGTGTGCAGTTAGAAGCTGAAGGTCTTTATATTTTCACAACACTCGATATGAATGAACAAAGAAAGGCTTATCGCTTGGTGGAAAAGTCACTGGCTTCTCTCGAAAAAAATTCAACCGTTCTTAAAAAAAATAAGGATGCCGGAGTGATGTTGCAAGGTGCTCTTATTATGCTTCAAAATGCCACCGGTTATATTAGGGCTTATGTGGGAGGGCGAGATTATATAAAAAATCAGTTTGATCATCTTTTGCTTTCTAAGCGTCAGCCAGGCTCTCTTATGAAGCCATTTGTATACATGATGGCGCTTGATCCCGAACAAACAAACCCGCCTAAAACACTGGCCACTCTCATAGACGACTCACCGCTAGAGGTTGATAACGATGGTGAGCCATGGAAACCACAAAATTATGATAAAACATTTCATGGGATGATTCCTTTAAGAGAAGCGCTTGAAAAAAGTTTTAACGTGGCAGCAGTAAGGCTTTCGTTAGAAGTAGGGCTTGATAAAATTGTAAAAGAGCTCGAAAAATTTCACTTTGTATCCGAATTTAAACCTTATCCATCTTTAGTGTTAGGGTCATTTGAAGTATCTCCTATGGAAATGATTCGTGCATACACGGTTTTTCCAAACCAGGGTGTTTTATCGGAACCGCAAGCTATTCGTCAGGTGGTGACACCGGATGGTGAGGTTTTGGAACGCAAAGACCTAAATATGGAAAAAGTAATTTCGCCCGATACGGCGTTTTTAGTGAATCAGCTTTTAACCGGAGTTTTTGATCGTGGTACTGCAAAGGGCGCGCGCAATTTGGGTTTTACGGCACTAGCAGCTGGAAAAACAGGAACCACAAGCGGTTATCGCGATGCCTGGTTTGTGGGTTATACTCCCGATGTGATAGCTCTTACATGGGTGGGTTATGATGATGGGCGTGCTACGGGTTTAACAGGAGGCTCGGGGGCTTTGCCATTATGGTCTAATTTTATGAAGGAAGTGGTGGCCGATAATGGAAGCTTGCCCTTTAGACCCACACCCCATATTATCCTGGTTCCGATCGATCCTAAAACAGGT contains:
- a CDS encoding D-alanyl-D-alanine carboxypeptidase; its protein translation is MKKILILILFLLPLTSYAGWKDELTTALKNGGAYVLDENGKVLYEHRSGEKFIVASTMKLATAALALKVLGPDHHFSTPFYLNSNHDLIVKGAGDPSLTSEDLAQIASDLKERVGKVHDIILDTSFFEPNIVIHGSSSTTNPYDAINGALLVNFNTVNIKKSKTGVIESAEPQTPITPIAIAAGKNLKAGKSDRINLGKDPIRSAKYAGELLTAFLTKEGVAPTGTIKLGQAPDNTNPVYSYRSPKSLEDILKSLLEYSTNFMANQIFLVCGSQVEGGVATMEKAKRVLNNFLKTEVGLSDFVAEEGSGLSRFNQFTPREMVKLVSYLKPYHDLFPLKDHVFHAKTGTLSGVSTFAGFVDLGNREARFALFVNDDVGGHYKYQVAKLMYQGLMGQ
- a CDS encoding dihydrofolate reductase encodes the protein MTLSLIVAMSANNVIGKNNQIPWHLSEDLKHFKALTMGHPIIMGRKNHESIGRVLPGRTNIIITREPGYQVPGAIVVDSPEKALKQTDLNDEIFIIGGAQIYAEYIEDVEKIYLTLIEKDIDGDVFFPEINWEEFSLVSKSEKVFSPENNFWYSYLLYERKRAG
- a CDS encoding thymidylate synthase is translated as MKQYLDLVKKVLEEGEKREDRTGTGTIGLFGAQCRYNLAQGFPLVTTKKVHLKSIIHELLWFIQGDTNTKYLKENNVTIWDEWADPDGDLGPVYGYQWRHWGHPWRKGENQDGKGIDQIANLINGIKKDPFGRRHIVSAWNVADIPNMALPPCHTIFHFYVHADQRLSCQLYQRSADLFLGVPFNIASYALFTMMVAQACGLKPGHFVHTFGDVHLYLNHLDQARLQLTRDPKPLPQMKINPNIKNIFEFSYGDFELMGYDPHPGIKADISV
- a CDS encoding NAD(P)H-binding protein, coding for MDKNNQKIFVFGATGYVGQALVDLGQTQQIKTLAHLRPDSRQTDKWKQKWASVIVDRTSWNVQELTKTFEKEKPTHVFCTVGTTRERARQGDGDYFKVDYGYTQMLVNALNAAGVKAKFIYLSSLGASLKSLNPYLKARGLAEQAVSQSGLPFIIARPGLITGPNRDEKRLAEQIAGKVMDGILMAVQKLGFEKTAKRYRSTNNTKLAASLMHLGLGSKTGLFMAEDL
- a CDS encoding SDR family NAD(P)-dependent oxidoreductase; amino-acid sequence: MSTLLKTGLGRLVSTVVDPTIFLSFDRAGFHIHSLTFDKTDINVDMTGKVCLITGANSGLGYETALALAKKGATVYMLCRSRDKGERALKGIRQMSSSKKVFLEMVDMSSISSIKNFVAKFSENHVDVLINNAGTFANTLTYTSDNIELTFATNVLGPFLLTELLLPKLMATTASRVINVSSGGLYAQKLVMDALHLKNKKFDGLKAYALSKRALLILTELLAERMAGTGVTANCMHPGWADTPLVRTGLPLFWKILRYDLRTAQEGADTAIWLATCPHIMEETGKFWFDRKIRKTHYLPSTKENEHDRKKLWDMCVKLTGVDDTFLKRR
- a CDS encoding PBP1A family penicillin-binding protein — translated: MKRLKRIVMILSIGLLAILLVHTLTLYHTITKKFEHHRWNLPSRVFSDSYSLYNGRYVKSTDIDEKLDFLEYNEVSQTPKSPGEFYKQGNNYEVYLHNFNYPHQKFEGYPISFAITDGNLSGLKRIDTEEELTLARLEPEVIASIFDENLEDRTFVPFANIPQALKDAIVSVEDERFYKHYGIDFRGITRAMFKNIIHFKLKEGGSTLTQQLVKNFFLTPKRTLSRKFNEMIMAFLLEARYSKDEIFEAYLNEIYLGQRGPASVAGVEEAANLYFSKNVSQLNIAESALLAGIIRSPGYYSPFDHPDRALRRRNLILGKMLENSFISKDEHDAAVKESLPLTKRNKRVNFAPHFVDLVLYQLKENFPRVQLEAEGLYIFTTLDMNEQRKAYRLVEKSLASLEKNSTVLKKNKDAGVMLQGALIMLQNATGYIRAYVGGRDYIKNQFDHLLLSKRQPGSLMKPFVYMMALDPEQTNPPKTLATLIDDSPLEVDNDGEPWKPQNYDKTFHGMIPLREALEKSFNVAAVRLSLEVGLDKIVKELEKFHFVSEFKPYPSLVLGSFEVSPMEMIRAYTVFPNQGVLSEPQAIRQVVTPDGEVLERKDLNMEKVISPDTAFLVNQLLTGVFDRGTAKGARNLGFTALAAGKTGTTSGYRDAWFVGYTPDVIALTWVGYDDGRATGLTGGSGALPLWSNFMKEVVADNGSLPFRPTPHIILVPIDPKTGLIHRKKCGEALDEYFIKGTEPTEDCK